A region of Culicoides brevitarsis isolate CSIRO-B50_1 chromosome 1, AGI_CSIRO_Cbre_v1, whole genome shotgun sequence DNA encodes the following proteins:
- the LOC134826933 gene encoding fatty acid-binding protein-like — translation MSSSSRVWTNKRYKLERSENFDEFLTACGLNFLIRKLILASTPIVELVDCGDGTFLLKQESLKSNNMKFTPGVEFIDEKPNGAKVYTTMTFESENVLIHTQKNPPAMFRREFKEDEMTLVCTDLTGGVVAKRWFKAVN, via the exons atgtcgtcgtcgtcgcgcgTTTGGACAAATAAGCGCTACAAACTTGAACGTTCCGaaaattttgacgaatttcTCACCGCTTGTGGCCTCAACTTTTTGATACGGAAATTAATTCTCGCTTCGACGCCAATTGTCGAGCTTGTGGATTGCGGCGACGGTACTTTTCTCCTCAAGCAGGAATCTCTCAAAAGTAACAACATGAAATTCACGCCTGGCGTCGAGTTTATCGATGAGAAGCCAAATGGAGCGAAAGTTTATACCACAATGACGTTCGAGAGCGAGAACGTTTTGATCCATACGCAGAAAAATCCGCCTGCGATGTTCCGACGCGAGTTCAAAGAAGACGAAATGACATTG gtttgcACGGACCTAACGGGCGGCGTCGTGGCGAAACGATGGTTTAAAGCAGTGAACTAA
- the LOC134827547 gene encoding fatty acid-binding protein-like, translated as MEEVLLALGVNFVLRKLAHTVVPVVELEQDGEYYYFRQYTVIRNREIRFKPEEEFIEETPDGKKVRTIIKFENENKLVQIQYYKDGQTMEIIREFIDDELIVTWYLGDLVHKRYHKAIVV; from the exons ATGGAAGAAGTTTTGTTGGCGCTCGGCGTGAATTTTGTCTTGCGAAAACTCGCCCATACTGTTGTGCCAGTCGTCGAATTGGAACAAGACGGCGAATATTACTACTTTAGGCAGTACACGGTTATCCGAAATCGCGAAATTCGTTTCAAGCCGGAGGAGGAATTTATTGAGGAGACGCCAG aTGGCAAGAAAGTgagaacaataataaaattcgaaaatgagAATAAATTGGTGCAAATTCAGTATTACAAAGACGGACAAACCATGGAAATCATCAGAGAGTTTATTGATGATGAACTTATTGTG ACGTGGTACTTGGGCGATCTCGTGCACAAACGTTATCACAAAGCTATTGTCGTTTAA
- the LOC134827216 gene encoding fatty acid-binding protein-like, with the protein MLLNLLLICSVVATAFAQEFLYPPENVPIWKGKRYELRKAEKLDEFLTEIGINFFKRKFFLLQEPIIELIDIGNDEYIMRHTTTLKTTEFRFKPDVEFQSDQISQLEGTYKAKVTFDTANRLTLTYLDGPQIQIVYDFKETQLQVTSSCNNVEARRWFKAI; encoded by the exons ATGCTTCTCAATCTCTTGCTGATTTGTTCCGTCGTTGCAACGGCTTTTGCCCAAGAATTCCTGTATCCGCCGGAAAATGTGCCCATTTGGAAGGGAAAACGTTACGAGCTACGAAAAGCGGAGAAATTAGACgaatttttgacagaaatcg gCATCAACTTCTTTAAACGCAAATTCTTCCTGTTGCAAGAACCAATCATTGAATTGATCGATATCGGCAATGACGAGTACATCATGCGCCATACCACGACACTCAAAACGACGGAATTCCGCTTTAAGCCCGACGTCGAATTCCAATCCGATCAAATAAGTCAGCTGGAGGGAACGTACAAAGCAAAAGTTACTTTCGATACGGCAAATCGACTAACATTAACTTACCTCGACGGACCACAAATTCAAATTGTCTACGATTTCAAGGAAACGCAACTACaagtt ACATCCAGTTGCAATAATGTCGAAGCCCGACGATGGTTTAAGGCAATTTAG
- the LOC134827098 gene encoding fatty acid-binding protein-like — protein MSSPIWAGKKYKLEKSENFEEFLVALGVGYLLRKLGNSVVPVIEMIQDGDYYVLKQSTTIRNVEIRFKPNEEFIEQTPDGRKTRTVITFETENVLIQRQLDGKPVTIVREFGEEELIMTLTVDDVKCKRYYRVLS, from the exons ATGTCGTCTCCCATATGGgccggaaaaaaatataaattagaaaaatcggaaaatttcgAGGAATTTCTCGTTGCATTAG GTGTCGGTTATTTGTTGCGAAAGTTGGGAAACTCCGTAGTTCCTGTAATCGAAATGATACAAGACGGTGACTATTATGTGCTAAAACAAAGCACGACAATCCGCAATGTCGAGATACGTTTCAAGCCAAACGAGGAATTCATCGAACAAACGCCCG atggaCGCAAAACGCGCACTGTGATAACATTTGAGACGGAAAATGTGTTGATACAACGCCAACTCGACGGCAAGCCAGTGACGATCGTCAGGGAATTCGGCGAAGAGGAATTAATTATG acatTGACCGTGGATGACGTCAAATGCAAGCGGTACTATCGtgttttaagttga